GGCAGCTGAGTATGCACCACGTCTGGAGAAGGAGGACCAAGCTGCATACCTCTGCTGGTCTGGTGGCgatgccaccgctgccaccaatGCTGCTGCTGGCCTGATCCTGGTGTCCGCTggccccgctgctgctgctacacaGATAGCCAGTCGAGGTGTTTTTGGTGCATCTTCCCAGAAGTCTCAAATCTCGCGATACTTCCAGGATGCTGGAAGTCTTGCCGGAAGTCTCGTGAGATTTGGTATTTCTTCCTGAGAAAAGCAAGTGGCTGAAAAACATGGCTTGACCGTCACTGCCAGGTGCCTGTTTTGCCTGGTAAATTCACCCCTGGCCCCAGTTGCCCCAGCCAAGCCTTGTTTTGCTGGAGGACTCCGGGCATTTCCGGGTCTGTTGGTCAGCctagctttattgaaatcaatgggagttatttctgagtcgtcataggattgttctgtatgGTAGGCCAAAGGAAGTTGATAGCTTCTGAGTTATCTTCTACCCAGTTTTCTTTGAGCAGAGCATTTCGCCGTCTGATTGTGATTTCTGTTCTCCGTACCctggcagtgtaaattcaggaaataTTTGGATAAAAGAAGGGAAAGATCCATATCTAACATTGTGAAAATAGGCATCCGTTccggcctttctttgtattgctgctgacCATGGTCTTCTTTCCATTGCTAAGGATCCAGAGGTGTGATGCCTATAGAGTCAGACATGGGACCAAGAGTGGGCTCAAGGTGTCTtcttttttagtttccaaaatatggtcaccctaagcataggTCTTATGCttaggctgagcgaaggaagatagatgcttttgaaatgtggtgtgggaggaaaattctgagagtgccttggaccgcaagaagatcaaaccagtccatactccaggaaataaagccagactgctcacttgaaggaatgatactaaaggcaaaactgaagtactttgggcacataatgagaagacagaacaccctggagaagattctgatgctagggaaagtggtaggcaaaaggaagaggggccgaccaagggcaagatggagggatgatattctggaggtgacagacttgaccttgggggagctagggggagCGACTGCCGACAGAAGgctctggcgtggactggtcatgaagagtcggaagctactgaacgaataaacaacaacaacacaagcaTAGGTCACAAGGTGCTGTAAAAATCTTGTCATTTAGGGCTTGAcatatcatttattatttatttatttattaaatatttgtactgcccaacagcctaagctctctgggcagtttaccattaaaaccatacaatccagattaaaactttagtatcacataaaaccagaataaattacagtccaggggaggcttgtttaaaaagttatgtttttaggaggcgtttaaaaatCATTACTTTacctgcctcctgaaccacacaagggagggttttccaggggCTGTGGGCCGCTACGTATCACTATGTACCTCTAGAGCAAAGGCAGCAACTTTTTTTCCTATggtcttatttttcttctttgaggTGCTGCTGCAAGTGACAGCAGCAATAGAAATGGTGTTGGCAACGTGGCCACCATTCTCCACAACAGCCCGGATTTTGCTTTGTATaggaccagtgtgtgtgtgtgtgtgtgtgtgtgtgtgtgtgtatgagagagagagagagagagagagagagagagagagagagaagccacaaCCCAAACAAACATAGTGGAGAGCATTTGGGGGAAATTCTGCCAAGTTTGTTATTTGCCTCACAAGTTCTTGACAAACTTTGCAAAGTTGTGCACCATCGGTTTTGATGATGGAAGGGACATTATCCCATAGCCAAATAAGATCAATGCTCCATGCACGCCAGTCTCAAGGTGGGTCCACTTGACTGGCACGCCATTGTCCTCCAGTCGTTTCTTGTACAACAGCCCGTCATCTCGGAGTACATCAAACTCGCAGGTCAAAATGCATGCCTGTGGGAGCTTACTGATGATGGCATCTTCGGCAAAAAGTGGTGAAGCTGTTACTTCCAACAGTTGCTTCATTTCTTCGTACACCTCCGGTTTAAATTTATATGAGGCTGGATCTCGTGGTTTGTAGCCTCTGACCTTGAATTTTTCAGGAATGAGGTCTCCATTCACCCATTTCCGATATTTCAGCCTCATCTCCGGAGGAACATGGCAACCCTCAATGATCTCACCTACCAACGATGTCTTCTCGTTGAAGAAAAGGCAGCAGAAATAGGCAATCATGTCCCGCCACAAAAATGGAACTCTGGCATTCTGTTGATATGAAGGCAAATCAAAGTCCATTCCCTGCAGTACTGGATAGATCAAAACCTGAGCATGAACTTTTGGGAGATCTTTTCTGTCCACCAGCAATTGGCAAACCCTTGCTGCCAAATTTGCTCCCATGCTGTCCCCTGCAATGATAACACGGGAAGCATCTACATGATAATCTTCAGTGTGCTTCAGAAAGTGGACGGTGGCCTTTAGACATTCAGCGTACTGGTTTGGATAAGGATTTTCTGGTCCAAGACCATATCTAAGGGGAACAAAGATTGTTACTCTTAGCTCTTGAGCAAATGTGAAGTACGAAAGAATTTATTCCTTCAAAAAAATGTCATTAGACATTTTACATAacacctttaaataaataatcatttatgTCTTATGTGGGACACAATTCAGAATAATGGTGTCGGGAATTTCAATTGAGACTTACTTACATTTTAGCAACTTACATGACTaatatctcattgatttcaatgggtgaaTTTTAAGTCTGGCAATGTCTGGCTTTAAAGCAAAGTATATAAATTATTACAAATAAGCACCAAGAAAAGAAATCAGAATAATCAGGAATGGCAAAAAGTCTTACAAAGATATGCTGtcctgagagtcagtgtggtgtagtgggtacagtgttggactgtgagttgggcgatccgggttcttgtccccactcagccatggaaacccactgggtgaccttgggccagtcacacactctcagcccaacccatctcacagggttgttgttgtgaggataacatggagaagaggaagaggattatgtacgctgccttgggttccttggaggaaaaaaggtgggatataagtgcaaaattaaataaataataaatgtgtaaAAGAATTCAGTAATGCATATGTATGTCATCAATAAAGTTCATATGAATCTAAATGGCCTTTTGTATTTCCAGTTAGTTGGGTCAATTACATTTATAACTGGATATACTATTTtatagaaactaggggtgtgctccgctccgattagaagcggcgaatcagaagtgaattggcctgctctgccttgcccagaggtggagtagaagcggaccggggacccgtagaagcaaggcgaagagaagcggccattggtggagcgcttctctttacgccgagcgatccgatcaccattttgaaaaatttcacccataggattgcattgcggaaaagaataggggataactgtattgttttttaagctatctttctgaaacttattgtgcttagagagtcatggatgggggtcattttgagcctactctcagctctctgcgtgctgcggttcgcttgctagaatttttggaaaagtcgggtaaacaaacagggacagcgggtaaaccgacgtttttttgtttttttaagtgatgacaggcacattcaactcccaatcctgatgagaattgatcacctcgtgaagcatcctccaatcccagcgttggagggagGGACTAatgcagaggcaccctcagagctttgagctctcagcgtcttgtgggttttgcgttcgtgggaagaggagttagttaggtgctgctgctgtattTGGAGAtacgcccgccattttaatttttttttaaagaagacggagcgcacgaacggttATGTGCCAAGATAAGGTTTTGTAAAAAAATTTAACTTCATTTACCCACTCCCCCCCTACCCCAATGGAcacagtgcttctgaggagcactgtgccccgtgcatggctcccggctccgcacaGGTTATCGCGGcaaagggccacatgttccacagtcttgggctcagccctggaccacagaaaaagcaggcccaaagtggagggcaagataccggggcaagggagagatcttccaaatcacgtgaggtactagttcctccctatttggccctggttaggcctcatctagagtattgtgtctaaacatgcccagttctttcactctctcctcacagggctttgtttccaggcccctgatcatcctggttgccctcctctgaacacgctccagcttggctgcgtcctttttgaattgtggagcccagaactggacggagGACTCAAGgtgagacaggatctacactactgctataatatgctttataaataatagcattgacaactgttgggcccatgacacactccatatacagttttcaaccgtTTTCAAAATGGCTTAGCCTCCTTGGTTTAGGTCTGGCCTTAAGCAGTGCAGGATTCTTCTGTGTAATTTAGTTTGTGTGTGAGTAGTTTGTACAGTAAGCAAGTGAGTACAGTAAACCCTCAGCCGTCTGCAGGGCCCCTGGCTTCCCATGTTTCAATGAAAACTGAAGGGAAGATGTCATGGTGCAGCTCCTGCCATGGGAGTGTTTCAGCTTAGGATGTGCAGCTGGCTACCTGGTGAATCTGTGACCTTTGGAAAGATGCGTAATAAAAAGCAGAAGCGAAACGGCACTCTTGGCTACATTGCTATGATAAAAGAACCTCAAAAGACTATCGTGAGAAAGTTAAAAGAAATCCTAAAGagccctgagaaagaggcagaaacaCAAAAGCCACCTTTGCAGGGGAAGAAAACCAGCAGGAATCCGGTGGATAGATCTCAGCACAACACTTATCACAAGCAATAGCAGTGTGGAGATGGCACTTACCCAACAGATACAACCAGTGAGTCGCCCTCTTTGGCAATGTGCCGCACAATTCTTTCGAACAAATCTGAAAGTGAGCATTTTTCAAGTCAGGATGCATGGAAGGTCAAACAAGAAAACAAGCCATATCCTGGTTGCCGGATTGGTCAATTTACAGCCTCTGCCAAGTAGTGGAGCGCAACTGATAGGGCACTGCAGAAACTGCTCTGGCTAGCATCTCGTCCATCACAGGGCAGTCTCCAGCTTTCCTCCAATTCCAaagtcataagaacgtaagaagtgccctgatgctggatcagtccgagggtccacctagtccagcactctggtcacacagggctcaatcagctgttgaccaggacccacaagtaggacaggagtgcaacaggaccctcccactcatgttctccagcaactggtgcctacaGGCTTCCTGCCCCAGAttttggaggcagcacatagtcatcagggctagtagccaatgatagacttctccaccccccttttaaagccacccaaattagtGGCCGTTGTGATAGCGGATGCCATactttcactatgtgctgtgtgaagaagtccttcctttgttcagtcctgagtctcccaccaatcagctttatgagtTAACTCTGGGTTCTAGCAATATGGGAGaacgagaaaaatgtctccctattcacattctccacaccataaatAATtgcgtacacctctatcatgtctcccctcagcctcctttttccaggcTAAGCAATGCCAGCTGTTGTAACCGTCCGTCCACTTCTCTTCTCCTACAACGATTAGAATAGTTTGCTTTGtttcaggctgtagctagacctaaggtttatcccaggattgacctgtggtcaaacctgttcatctaagtgccacacagggcatccagcactcctgcagggacgaacctgggatgatcctgggataaaccttatgggccttcctagacgaggccttagcgtgccttctgtcACAGCTTCCcttctgtgcgtccagatgacgcacaggggaatccggagataGGCCGCGCTGAGgtctcctccaatgcgccataagcgaattcgcttatggcgcaccttttccccagctccggcctcaggtcggagctggggaacgtctagggacttccgcagctttttgcggctcctcgtttactcgcgaggagctacgaaaagccgcggacctggcacagcgcttgtaggagcgctgtgcccatcggcggggggggggggcgaaggctgggagggtgggtgccagggtgggtggagtTCAGGGTGGCTCCGTGCGGTTCCctagtggtctcccctccaagcattgACCTGACCCAGACGTGCCTTTCTCATGTGccttcagtagggtgaccctatgaaaagtaggacagggctcccgtacctttaacagttgcataaaaaaggaaatttcagcaggtgacatttgtatgtatggagaacctggtgaaatcccctcttcatcacaacagttaaagctgcaggagctataccagagtgaccagatttaaaagagggcagggcacctgcagctttaactgcagtgatgaagagggaatttcaccaggttccccgcatatacaaatgacaccttctgaaattccctgttcaatacaactgttaaagatgcaggagccctgtcctccttttcatagggtcactctaggttGAGgggtctcccaccctagaggccttcaaaagccagctggacaaccatctgtcagggatgctttagggtagattcctgcatttagcagggggttggacttgatggccttggaggccccttccaactctgctattctatgattctatgattccacgtCAGGGCATAACAGGGAGTTTACAGGGAAGGCCTTCAGTCAGtgattttttccatttttatttaatttagcaAAAACATTGTACCTAATTGTTTGCCCTATCATCACATATACATGGAGTTTTTCTTACCAATGGATCCATAAACACCAGCCCCTCCATGGAAGAAAACGACAGCTTTCTGTTTTCTTGCAGTTTGGGTTTTAGACTGATAAATCCTCACTGGCACCTCATCAAATTTCTTGTTCTGAATGAGAAGTGATGAATCCGTGGAGGGTAGGAATCCTTGCAGTGCAAATCGTAAAAAACCTACACAACTGTAGAGACCCAGTTTCTCTAAAACATCCCCCTGTTCATAacaaaaaagtgagagagaaagtggaggaggaagagagagagggatgtaTTAGAAATTAGTTTGAGCAGGTCATTAAaggccaggttaagacctttctcttctcccaggcatttaacaggcatttaacagcatttaacaatgtatgctgagtgtgtttgtttttaacagaccccagaatagctgtttttataaggatattgttgtttttatgctttttatgtttttaaactttgtatattggtttttaatattgtttttaacttttgcaaactgcccaaatagcttcagctatggggtggtatataaatgctcatcatcatcatcatcatcatcatcatcatcatcatcatcatcaaatttgGAAGGCAGGCCACCAGGCTTATATAGTGACCTTCCATTGGCTCAGTAACCTTCCTAGTTTTACAGCCTATCTTGAATGACACAAACAGGGGAGTCATCAAACACATGGCAAATCACAGTTCATAGTGGCATGTGGCTTGGTGGGTCACAGGTTTTGCAACCCTAGAGCAGGTCCAGTCATCCaagtgttagaatcatagaatcaataaATAGTAtagatggaaggggcctctaaagccatcgagtccaaccccctgctcaatgcaggaatccatcttaaagcatatctgacagatggctgactgGCTGTTTCTAGAATGCCTGTATTGTGGGAGagctcactacctccctaggtcattggttcattgccatactgctctaacagtcaggaagcttttcctgatgtccagcctgaatctggcttcctgtcacttgagcctattactccatgttcagaggagggcaaccaggatgatcaggggtctggaaacaaagccctatgaagagagactgaaagaattgggcatgtttagcctggagaagagaagattgaggggagacatgagagcactcttcaaatacttaaaaggttgtcacacagaggaggaccaggatctcttctcgatcttcccagaatgcaggacacggaatactgggctcaagttaaaggaagccagattccagctggacatcaggaaaaacttcctgactgttagagcagtacgacaatggaatcaattacctagggaggttgtgggctctgccacactagaggcattcaagaggcagctggacaaccatctgtcagggatgctttagggtggattcctgcatttagcacgGGGTTGGAGTTAAtatccttgtaggccccttccaactctgctattctatgattctatgattctatgttatccTGCATTCTGGGAAGATCGAGTAGAGATCCTGGCTTTGTTtcatgtgacaacctttgaagtactcTCTTTCCTAACActtttttatttagttatttatttatttggggggatTGCTTTCAGTTGCAGTCTTCTTTGTACTCCAGCCAATTGAAGGCCTTTTTAGAGTAATCACGTTCCCTACAGCAGCATTAAATGCTCACATGAGCACCAACTCCTGAATGCAGGACTACAATGGTTGCCCCAAATCTTTTTGCTTGGTCAATGCAGGATTAGCTAAGCACCAGTAGAACCACATAGCAATTACATAATCCTTATTACTAAACTTTCTTTAGGAAGGAAGGATACTCCTCTCACACATTCTTTGGGTGCACTATTGGTTATGGGCAACTTCAATTCACATCCGTAGGCACAACTATGATTTGTGTGAGAAATTCACTCCATTATTTTCCTTCTGGAACAATTTACTCAACACCTACTCTTGGACCTGAACACAGACTCAAGTGCAATTTGCAATCGAAAagccatgcatatttttttttagcttCTAATGTATCCCAACACCCCAAATAATCATTCGGCAATGTGtgtacattttttgggggggggtggggggatgtgcaCAATGAAAAATTCATACAGTCTCAAAATGTGGTCCCACCTGAGCATCAGATTTCAGATAAATTGGACGAAATCTCCCAAACTCATAAGGATTTACAATAGGCACAAAACAATCACTATCTAAACTGGAGCTTTTATATAGGTCAATTTCACCACTCTCATTCCACATCTCTGTAACATTTAATGTGAATTGTTCATGGGGTTATGGGCATTTTTTAATTccttatcttttctttctttctttctttttttctttctttctttctttctttctgtttttcccaGACTTTAGAAACATTATAGTAATTCAGTCAAATTTTAGACTTTTCAGGAATAGTTCAaattcattattaaaataatcttcatttatttatttacttatttattccatAAGACAAAGCTTTTGGCTCCGTGCATGGAACCATCTATTCTagcatccagggccagatctacaccaatcgggatatgacattttgaaaatggtttgaaaactatatatagcgtgtgtcttgggccccagcagtagccaatactgttataaacttttgtaaactgcccagagagcttcagctatggggcggtatgtttattttatttatttatttatttatttatttatttatttattttattgcattcatataccaccccatagctgaagctctctgggcagttcacataagataaaaacatttaaaaacaatatataaagagtgaaaaaccacaaaaataagcaaaatacacatacatttaaaaccagtacaacaactttaaaaatgaagagccaaaaaaacagacccagggttccagggtcattacatattgctaaatgcctggcagaagagaaaagtcttgacctggtgccgaaaagatgacattgtcggcgccaggcaggccttgtcagggaaattgttccacagttggggggccaccacagagaaggccttctcccttgtcgccactctccgagcttccctcagagtatataaatgtaataaatattattattattattattattattattattattattaatcaaatattttaaagcagtaatgtagatcctgccctgttccCATGGAGGCAAACCAGATGCAACTCTGTCCATTTTGGTTGCTGTCAGTTTCTCAGTTTCCCGGTATTacatttggtttgtttttaatgatcagATTTTCCCCAGTCCTAACTTTAGTCCATCCCAAAgactgagttaaaaaaaaaatgtctgcatgaaaattcttaatccgtttttgtgcacatttctcaaaatccatgctttttgtatgcattgcttcctaatatatacatttttggaaAGTAATTttcataatataatgcattttaatgttatttcccatAGGATGTGgatttttgcatacatttttgattggagaaccccATTGAAGAATTGAGCACAATTTAAcgtaagagccctgatggatcagaggAAATAGCAGCGGGTGAAGTGATCTGAAGTGAATGTATCCAACCCTTTATTAGAACATGAAAATGTTCCTTCTAGATCAAATTACTTCACTATCCTCCTTCCAACAGTGGCTATGATTTATAAGAAattaattcattacatttctatattggccGATTGCCAAAGcgctttgggcagttcacaacaagacAAAACATAATCTACAAACTTTAAcgtctttaaacacacacacacacacacacacacacaaaatttgaaacagttgAAAATAATTAAAAGTGAAACTACCAGGATCACAATACACAAATTAACATTAAAAGTCCTGGTCATATTCCAGCAAagacctgggagtagagggaagcCTTAACATAGCTAGAACATTCCACAGTTGgtggggtcaccactgagaaggctctctctctttttaccatCCTACACAATTTCATAAAAGAACCCTCTCAGGGGAAAGCCTCAGATCTTGATCATAGTGCATGGGAAGGTTCATACCTGAAGAGGCACTCCATCACCCAAGAAGTTCAGAAATAATCCAAGCAGCCCACAATGAGGTGGAAAGGTGAtggtttttctcttcttttgctcCCCATTAACAGACAGGCAGGTAGACCATCACTGGACCTGGAGGTTCCAGCGAGTGCTAATTGACCGTGGTAAAACTACTACGGTGGACCTTGGTATATCAAATTTCCCCAATGGGCTTCCAAGGTCTAAAGATAATGAAAACTTACCCAAAATAGTACAAAGATTACTATAGTTTGGTAGAGGCGCATCTTTAATGGCTGCTCCATTCCAGGAGGAAGCCTGACTTTGGCATACTGGATGACAGCACACACCAGAAACATGACCGGGAACATGGACACTGTCAAGAGAGTTGCTGCTATGATCTTGCAAGAGAGCACCATTGTGCTTTGCCTAGAGCAGAACCACAATCACGAAATGGATGGATTTTGCCCAGTGTTCCAAGCGGAATGCCCGTTTGCCTTCGTGTCTCTGTCTGATGCTTCCTGGAGCAGAGGCACTCTGTTCCCATACCGAAAGTGGCACAGATATATGTGTGTGAAAATAACCCACTGTTAGAACTATCTTTGCCTAATCCTATAATAAAAACACCCACAGGAAGATCAAGATTAGCATAGTCACATGGGGAGAATTCCTCTCTCTGGGAGAATTCAA
The nucleotide sequence above comes from Elgaria multicarinata webbii isolate HBS135686 ecotype San Diego chromosome 20, rElgMul1.1.pri, whole genome shotgun sequence. Encoded proteins:
- the LOC134411576 gene encoding arylacetamide deacetylase-like 3, whose product is MHQKHLDWLSVKQQQRGQRTPGSGQQQHWWQRWHRHRTSRELRVTIFVPLRYGLGPENPYPNQYAECLKATVHFLKHTEDYHVDASRVIIAGDSMGANLAARVCQLLVDRKDLPKVHAQVLIYPVLQGMDFDLPSYQQNARVPFLWRDMIAYFCCLFFNEKTSLVGEIIEGCHVPPEMRLKYRKWVNGDLIPEKFKVRGYKPRDPASYKFKPEVYEEMKQLLEVTASPLFAEDAIISKLPQACILTCEFDVLRDDGLLYKKRLEDNGVPVKWTHLETGVHGALILFGYGIMSLPSSKPMVHNFAKFVKNL